The DNA segment GGAATGCCGCCTGGGCGCATAGCTCGGCAAACCCCACCCACCCGATCACGGGTGCAGTCGGGTGGCTCAGGGTTGCGCGCACAGGCGAACAGACCGCGAATTCAATCTGTAAGGCAGCGGCCTGCGCCAGCTCGGTAGCATCATGACAGGATGCACCCAACCAGAGATCGGTGGGTCGATCACCCAGGCGCAGACTCGCAAGTGCCGCCGAAGACAAATGCACGCCATCGGCACCGATATCCCGAGCCAAGGCAAACGTGCCATTAAGCATCAGGCGTGCACCATAACGTTGGCAGATCATCACGGCAGCTTCCGCCAAGCGCCGCAGCGGGTCATTGCTCAAGGTCTTCGCGCGTAACTGAACGAGGCGGATACCGCCCTTAACGGCTTGTTCAAGCCGGTCGAGAAAGACCGCGTGGTCTGCTTCTGGTTCGGGCGTAATGAGGTAGCGATCCGGCAGACGCAATGCCGTCACGATGCCCCGATTGGCGTCAGGCAGGCTGAGCGAGCCAAGCGCCTCGGGCGTGAACCACCTCAATGGCTGACCCTCGCGACCTGACGGTGTGCCCACAAACCTATCAACGTGATAGACATGCAGGCGCACCGAGCGCTCTGGATAACGAAATGGGATAGTGATCAATGGATGGTAACTGATCGGGTCTATACCCAGCTCTTCGCTCAGTTCGCGGCTTAAGGCCTGTTCCGGGGTCTCTCCCCGCTCCAGTTTGCCGCCAGGAAATTCCCAGCGCCCCCCTGATGTACATCTGGGCGGCGCTGTGAGAGCAGCACACACCCGTCCTCACGGCCAATCACGCCAACCGCTACCGCCAGCGACCGGTCATCGGGGCAAGCCTGCTCGTCAACTGCGGTAATCGGCGTTGATGCGCACATAGTCATAACTCAGGTCGGTCGTCCAGATCTGAGTGGAAGCCTCACCACGCGACAGCGCAATACGAATCAGGAGTGCCTCCTGTGCCAGTGCCGCCTGCCCCTGTGCTTCAGTGTATGCCGGGTCCCGACCACCTCCGGTCACGATGCGCACACCATTGATATCGAGATCGACATGGTGCGTATCCAGATCACGGATACCCGAGCGTCCGACCGCTGCAAGGATGCGCCCCCAGTTGGGGTCACTTGCGAACAGAGCGGTCTTGACCAGTGGCGAATTCGCCACCGTGAACGCGACCTGTCGAGCCTCCTCAACGCTGTATGCGCCACTAACTTCGATGGTAACGAACTTGGTCGCGCCCTCCCCATCGCGAATCACTGCCTGCGCCAGCTCACGACACAGATCGGCCAGTGCATCGGCAAATCGGCGATAAGCCGGCATGGCCGCATCGTCGATCTCGACACCGGATGCCCCTGTCGCCAACAGCGTACAGGCGTCGTTGGTGGAGGTGTCGCCATCGACGGTGATGCTATTGAAAGAACCGGCCATGGCAGCGTTCAGCGCCTGTCTCAACACGGGTCCCGGCACACTGGCATCCGTGCCGATAAATACCAGCAAGGTCGCCATGTCCGGGTGGATCATGCCGGAGCCCTTGACGATCCCGGTCAAGGTGACCGTACGACCATCGATCACGAATTGCCTGGATGCCCCTTTGGGCAGGGTATCCGTGGTCATGATGGTCTGCGCTGCCTCTAGCCAACCATCCTCATGAAGACCTTGCAGGGCAGATGCGATACCCGCAGGAAAGCGCGCTACCGGCAAAGGCTCACCGATCACCCCGGTCGAGAACGGCAGCACAGCCTCGACCTCACACCCGCCTCGTTCAGCGAGCAACCGGCAAGTTTCATGTGCTGCGGCAAGTCCGGGCTCACCGGTACCTGCGTTGGCATTACCCGCATTGACCAGCAGGAAGCGTGGTGCCATTTCTGCGAGGTGGTCACGCGCCAACTGCACCGGAGCGGCGCAAAAGGCGTTGCGCGTAAAGACCGCGGCACCCTGCGTACCCACATCTGCCGCAATCACCAGTAGGTCGTTACGTCCACGGTAACGAATGCCTGCGGCGGCTACGCCCAATTGTATCCCTTTGATGGGCAGTAATGGCCCAGGCATCTGCAAACCGACCGCCATGGATCTCGTCTCTTAGTTCAGCTGGCCGTGACAATGTTTGAATTTCTTGCCCGAGCCGCACCAGCAGGGATCGTTACGGCCAACCTTGGGATGATCCCGCCGATAGGGCTCGGCCCCACCCGCTTCGGGTAGTTGCGGCCCAGCCTCTTCATCGCCATTCGCCATGAGCGCACTTTGTGCCTCGGGGTGCGAAAACTGCATCGGTGTGGCGCTTCGTTGCATCGCCTCGGCTCGATCAAGCTCTTCCGGCGAAGCCATCTGGATACGCATCAATACCGACACGACCTCGTGCTTCATGGCCTCAAGCATGGATTCGAACATCGTGAAGGCCTCGCGCTTGTATTCCTGCTTGGGGTCCTTCTGTGCGTAGCCACGCAGGCCGATTCCCTGGCGCAGGTAGTCCATGGCCGCCAGATGTTCCTTCCATTGGCTATCCAGCACCTGCAACATGATGTCCTTCTCGATGCGGTACATCAGCTCCTCGCCGAAGTCCGCAGCCTTTTTGGCCATCAGTTCGTCAGCCGCCTCGCGGATGCGATGACGCAGGCCCTGCTCGTCCAGGTGGTCGTCCTCGTCCAGCCATTGCTGTAAAGGCAGCACCAACCCAAAATCTCGCGTCAGTGCATCGGTCAGCTCGGCGATATCCCACTGTTCATCAAGACTGTCGCGTGGAACGCATGCATCGATAGCGGAGGTGATTACGTCCTCGCGTATGGATTCGACGGTCTCGTGTACGTTCTCGGCCGTCAACAGCTCCCAGCGTTGTTCGTAGATGACCTTGCGTTGGTCGTTGGCGACGTCGTCGTATTCAAGCAAATTCTTGCGGATGTCGAAATTGTGGCCTTCAACTTTGCGCTGAGCATTTTCGATCGCGCGCGTAACCCAGGCATTCTCGATCGCCTCGCCCTGCTGCATACCCAATCGCTGCATCAGACCCTTCACACGATCCGAGGCGAAGATGCGCATCAGGTTGTCTTCGAGCGACAGATAGAAGCGTGTCGAACCCGGATCGCCCTGACGGCCGGCGCGACCACGTAGCTGATTATCGATGCGGCGTGACTCGTGACGCTCAGTACCCACGATGTGCAAACCGCCGGCGGTAACCACCGCGTCGTGACGCGCTTGCCAAGCTTCGCGCAACTGGGCACGCGTAGCCTCGTCCAGGTCATCGCCATGCTTGGCGTATTCCGCCTCCAGACTACCGCCCAACACGATGTCCGTACCGCGGCCAGCCATATTGGTCGCGATGGTCACCGCACCAGGCAAGCCGGCTTCGGCGACGATCTGGGCCTCACGTTGATGCTGCTTGGCATTGAGCACTTCGTGACGAATATCGAGCTTCTTGAGCTTGGCGGCAAGGTACTCGGAGGTTTCGATCGAAGCCGTACCGACCAGCACGGGACGCTGAGACTCCACACATTCCCGGATATCCTCGATGATCGCCTCAAATTTTTCCTCGGCGGTGAGATAGATCAGGTCGTGAAAATCCTTACGCGCCAGCGGCCGGTTGGTTGGGATAACCACCACCTCAAGCCCATAGATCTGCTGAAATTCGTACGCCTCGGTATCCGCCGTACCCGTCATGCCGGACAGTCGTTCGTAAAGCCTGAAGTAATTCTGGAAGGTGATTGAAGCGAGCGTCTGGTTCTCGTTCTGTATGGGCACCCCTTCCTTCGCCTCGACCGCCTGATGCAGCCCCTCCGACCAACGCCGCCCCGGCATCGTACGCCCGGTGAATTCATCGACGATGATGACCTCGCCGTCCTTGACGATATAGTCCACATTGCGCTGATAAAGCGCATTCGCACGCAGGGCCGCGTTGAGGTGGTGCATCAGACCGATGTTGGCCACGTCGTATAGACTGGTGCCCTGCTCTAGCAGTTCTGCCTCATCCAGCAGCGCCTCGACATGCAGATGGCCCGCCTCAGACAGCAATACCTGCTTGAGCTTTTCATCAACCAGATAATCACCCTCAGCCTCCTCGTCCGCCTGTGGACTGAGCTTGGGTATCAACGCGTTGATCTTAAGGTAAAGCTCTGAATTCTCGTTGGTCGGACCGGAAATGATGAGGGGTGTGCGCGCCTCATCGATCAGGATCGAGTCCACTTCATCGACCACCGCGTAGTAGAGCGGCCGCTGGACACGCTCCTCGACACTGAAGGCCATATTGTCACGCAGGTAGTCGAAACCGAATTCGTTATTCGTCCCGTAGGTCACGTCTGCGCTGTAGGCCTCTCGACGTTGTTCTGCGTCCAGCCCGCCCACGATTACTCCAGTGCTCAGCCCTAGAAAGCCATACAAACGACTCATCCAGGCAGCGTCACGGCTGGCGAGATAATCATTCACGGTAATGACATGCACACCGCGGCCGGTCAGGCCATTAAGGTAGGTGGGCAAAGTCGCGACGAGTGTCTTACCTTCGCCGGTCTTCATTTCGGCGATTTTGCCCTCGTGCAACACCATGCCACCGATCAGCTGCACGTCATAGTGACGCATCCCCAATACGCGGCGGCTCGCCTCACGCACGGTGGCGAATGCCTCCGGCATCAGATCGTCTAACGCCTCGCCTTGCGCGAGCCGCTGCTTGAATTCATCGGTCTTGCCTTTGAGCGAAGCATCGTCCAACGATTCGAACGAAGGCTCTAGTGCATTGATTCGGGCAACTAGGCGCCCATACCGCTTGACCTGACGTTCGTTGCGACTACCGAATACCTTTGTTAAGACCTTGCCGAGCATGCGCAGCCATCCGCCTTATGTGTTTTAGGGAGGGGCAATGAATGCGGAATGGTAGCAGAAACCAGCAGGCTGGGTCGCGGGCGCGGGGCGCCATCAACCTCGCCGCTTGCGAATAAAACGCAGCGGATTGATCGGATGCCCCTGATAGCGCACTTCAAGATGTACGTGCGGCCCGGTGGAGCGCCCGGTGGAACCCAGCTGTGCGATGACCTGA comes from the Acidihalobacter yilgarnensis genome and includes:
- the secA gene encoding preprotein translocase subunit SecA produces the protein MLGKVLTKVFGSRNERQVKRYGRLVARINALEPSFESLDDASLKGKTDEFKQRLAQGEALDDLMPEAFATVREASRRVLGMRHYDVQLIGGMVLHEGKIAEMKTGEGKTLVATLPTYLNGLTGRGVHVITVNDYLASRDAAWMSRLYGFLGLSTGVIVGGLDAEQRREAYSADVTYGTNNEFGFDYLRDNMAFSVEERVQRPLYYAVVDEVDSILIDEARTPLIISGPTNENSELYLKINALIPKLSPQADEEAEGDYLVDEKLKQVLLSEAGHLHVEALLDEAELLEQGTSLYDVANIGLMHHLNAALRANALYQRNVDYIVKDGEVIIVDEFTGRTMPGRRWSEGLHQAVEAKEGVPIQNENQTLASITFQNYFRLYERLSGMTGTADTEAYEFQQIYGLEVVVIPTNRPLARKDFHDLIYLTAEEKFEAIIEDIRECVESQRPVLVGTASIETSEYLAAKLKKLDIRHEVLNAKQHQREAQIVAEAGLPGAVTIATNMAGRGTDIVLGGSLEAEYAKHGDDLDEATRAQLREAWQARHDAVVTAGGLHIVGTERHESRRIDNQLRGRAGRQGDPGSTRFYLSLEDNLMRIFASDRVKGLMQRLGMQQGEAIENAWVTRAIENAQRKVEGHNFDIRKNLLEYDDVANDQRKVIYEQRWELLTAENVHETVESIREDVITSAIDACVPRDSLDEQWDIAELTDALTRDFGLVLPLQQWLDEDDHLDEQGLRHRIREAADELMAKKAADFGEELMYRIEKDIMLQVLDSQWKEHLAAMDYLRQGIGLRGYAQKDPKQEYKREAFTMFESMLEAMKHEVVSVLMRIQMASPEELDRAEAMQRSATPMQFSHPEAQSALMANGDEEAGPQLPEAGGAEPYRRDHPKVGRNDPCWCGSGKKFKHCHGQLN
- a CDS encoding Nudix family hydrolase, whose product is MCAALTAPPRCTSGGRWEFPGGKLERGETPEQALSRELSEELGIDPISYHPLITIPFRYPERSVRLHVYHVDRFVGTPSGREGQPLRWFTPEALGSLSLPDANRGIVTALRLPDRYLITPEPEADHAVFLDRLEQAVKGGIRLVQLRAKTLSNDPLRRLAEAAVMICQRYGARLMLNGTFALARDIGADGVHLSSAALASLRLGDRPTDLWLGASCHDATELAQAAALQIEFAVCSPVRATLSHPTAPVIGWVGFAELCAQAAFPVYALGGLHSSDVDQARKWGGQGIAAIRGLWDCGSGRA
- the argJ gene encoding bifunctional glutamate N-acetyltransferase/amino-acid acetyltransferase ArgJ, producing the protein MAVGLQMPGPLLPIKGIQLGVAAAGIRYRGRNDLLVIAADVGTQGAAVFTRNAFCAAPVQLARDHLAEMAPRFLLVNAGNANAGTGEPGLAAAHETCRLLAERGGCEVEAVLPFSTGVIGEPLPVARFPAGIASALQGLHEDGWLEAAQTIMTTDTLPKGASRQFVIDGRTVTLTGIVKGSGMIHPDMATLLVFIGTDASVPGPVLRQALNAAMAGSFNSITVDGDTSTNDACTLLATGASGVEIDDAAMPAYRRFADALADLCRELAQAVIRDGEGATKFVTIEVSGAYSVEEARQVAFTVANSPLVKTALFASDPNWGRILAAVGRSGIRDLDTHHVDLDINGVRIVTGGGRDPAYTEAQGQAALAQEALLIRIALSRGEASTQIWTTDLSYDYVRINADYRS